In Nasonia vitripennis strain AsymCx chromosome 2, Nvit_psr_1.1, whole genome shotgun sequence, a genomic segment contains:
- the Tbp gene encoding TATA binding protein (The RefSeq protein has 5 substitutions compared to this genomic sequence) has product MDQMLPSPGFSIPSIGTPLHQPDEDQQILPNALQQQQESQQQQQYHMQPQMHSMNALQNNMMQTPQKTMHTYAMNQPFATPQSMMQPQTPQNIMSPLVQPSSQIAPSSMGPSTPGPMTPMTPASADPAILPQVQNIVSTVNLNGKLDLKKIALHARNAEFIPKRFAAVIMRIREPRTTALIFSSGKMVCTGAKSEEDSRLAARKYARIIQKLGFPAKFLDFKIQNMVGSCDVKFPIRLEGLVLTHAQFSSYEPELFPGLIYRMVKPRIVLLIFVSGKVVLTGAKVRQEIYEAFDNIYPILKSFKKQ; this is encoded by the exons ATGGATCAAATGCTTCCAAGTCCCGGCTTCAGCATACCAAGCATTGGTACTCCACTGCATCAACCAGATGAGGATCAACAAATTTTGCCAAATGCACTGCAGCAACAACAAgagtcgcagcagcagcaacagtacCACATGCAGCCACAAATGCATTCTATGAATGCCCTGCAAAATAATATGATGCAAACACCACAGAAAACAATGCATACCTATGCAATGAACCAACCGTTTGCAACACCCCAAAGTATGATGCAGCCTCAAACTCCG CAAAATATTATGTCTCCCCTGGTTCAACCATCAAGCCAAATTGCTCCATCGTCTATGGGACCATCTACCCCAGGTCCTATGACACCGATGACACCAGCCTCTGCAGACCCTGGCATACTACCACAGTTGCA aaatattgtttcaacAGTAAACCTAAATTGTAAACtagatttaaagaaaattgcgCTCCATGCGAGAAATGCGGAATACAATCCAAAGCGTTTTGCTGCTGTTATCATGAGAATACGAGAACCGCGAACAACTGCTCTCATCTTTAGCAGTGGGAAAATGGTTTGTACTGGAGCCAAAAGTGAAGAGGATTCTCGTCTTGCAGCTCGAAAATATGCAAGAATTATCCAAAAATTAGGATTCCcg GCTAAATTCCTtgatttcaaaattcaaaacatGGTCGGCAGTTGTGACGTCAAGTTTCCTATCAGATTAGAAGGACTGGTCCTTACTCACGCCCAGTTTAGTTCATATGAACCTGAATTATTTCCTGGTCTTATTTACCGAATGGTCAAGCCACGTATTGTACTGCTTATATTCGTTTCTGGGAAAGTGGTACTGACAG GTGCAAAAGTTAGACAAGAAATATACGAAGCTTTTGATAACATATATCCTATCTTGAAGAGTTTTAAAAAGCAGTGA
- the LOC100113655 gene encoding 26S proteasome regulatory subunit 7: MPDHLGDDMRKVKGDEEKEEKDIKPLDEGDIALLKTYGQGQYTKSIKAVEEDIQTIIKQVNELTGIKESDTGLAPPALWDLAADKQTLQHEQPLQVARCTKIINADSDDPKYIINVKQFAKFVVDLADSVAPTDIEEGMRVGVDRNKYQIHIPLPPKIDPTVTMMQVEEKPDVTYSDVGGCKEQIEKLREVVETPLLHPEKFVNLGIEPPKGVLLFGPPGTGKTLCARAVANRTDACFIRVIGSELVQKYVGEGARMVRELFEMARSKKACLIFFDEIDAIGGARFDDGAGGDNEVQRTMLELINQLDGFDPRGNIKVLMATNRPDTLDPALMRPGRLDRKIEFGLPDLEGRTHIFKIHARPMSIERDIRFELLARLCPNSTGAEIHSVCTEAGMFAIRARRKVATEKDFLEAVTKVIKSYAKFSATPKYMAYN; this comes from the exons ATGCCGGATCATCTTGGAGATGATATGCGAAAAGTGAAGGGTGACGAGGAAAAAGAGGAGAAGGATATCAAAC CTCTCGATGAAGGAGATATCGCCCTACTAAAGACATAC GGACAAGGCCAGTACACAAAAAGTATAAAAGCTGTCGAAGAAGATATCCAGACCATCATAAAGCAAGTCAACGAATTGACTGGAATCAAAGAGTCAGACACTGGACTTGCTCCACCTGCGCTGTGGGATCTGGCAGCTGATAAACAAACTCTTCAGCATGAGCAGCCGCTGCAAGTTGCTCGCTGCACAAAGATCATCAATGCTGATTCAGATGATCCCAAGTACATCATCAATGTCAAGCAATTCGCAAAGTTTGTGGTGGATCTGGCTGATTCGGTTGCACCTACCGATATTGAGGAGGGAATGAGGGTCGGCGTGGATCGTAACAAGTATCAGATTCACATACCTTTGCCACCAAAGATCGACCCTACTGTGACTATGATGCAAGTAGAGGAGAAACCCGATGTGACTTACAGTGATGTTGGAGGTTGCAAAGAGCAGATAGAGAAACTGAGAGAAGTCGTGGAAACTCCACTGCTTCAT CCAGAGAAATTCGTAAACTTGGGTATCGAACCGCCAAAGGGTGTACTTCTGTTTGGCCCGCCAGGAACTGGAAAGACACTTTGTGCTAGAGCAGTGGCCAACAGAACAGACGCTTGCTTTATCCGTGTCATTGGTTCAGAGCTTGTTCAGAAATACGTTGGAGAG GGAGCCAGGATGGTAAGAGAATTGTTTGAAATGGCTAGAAGTAAAAAGGCTTGTCTCATATTCTTCGACGAAATCGACGCTATTGGCGGTGCTCGATTCGACGACGGCGCTGGCGGAGACAACGAAGTTCAGAGAACTATGCTCGAGCTGATCAACCAACTCGACGG TTTCGATCCTCGAGGAAACATCAAAGTTCTGATGGCAACGAACAGACCCGACACCCTGGACCCGGCGCTCATGAGACCCGGACGTCTGGATCGTAAAATCGAATTCGGCCTTCCCGACCTCGAGGGCCGCACGCACATTTTCAAAATCCACGCTCGGCCGATGAGCATCGAGAGGGACATCAGATTCGAGCTGTTGGCTCGTCTCTGCCCGAACAGCACCGGTGCCGAGATACACTCGGTCTGCACGGAGGCTGGTATGTTCGCCATCCGAGCCAGGCGTAAGGTCGCCACCGAGAAGGACTTCCTCGAGGCTGTGACCAAGGTCATCAAGTCATACGCCAAGTTCTCCGCTACGCCCAAGTACATGGCTTACAACTAA
- the LOC100117435 gene encoding cytochrome P450 302a1, mitochondrial, whose protein sequence is MLQRSLIRRFSSKVEPRAFEEIPGPKALPLIGTLYKYLPLIGEYDMKKLHKNGAAKYAEYGPLVREEIVLGEPIVWVFRPEDIAEVFKADTGRYPERRSHRALFKYRLDRRWIYNSGGLLPTNGPDWWRLRKEFQKALSRPRNVVNYAEDTDEIVRRFVSVCEDGRFDDALPLLSRLFLELTCLVAFDLKIDAFSEREMLRDSMSSRLVDAAFTTNSVILRLDNGPRLWRFFDTPKYRKLCRAQAYMEEVAVKMVSEKLEKLKDEAPNEKQSLLEIYLQNPELDFKDVVGMACDMLLAGIDTTTYSSAFALYHLSRNPETLDKLHAEASRLIPDDSCVVTAETLKSAIYTKAVIKETFRLNPISVGVGRILQTDVVLNGYHVRKGTNVVTQNQISCRLPEYFEKPDSFMPERWLRETGKNEKPPIHPYLVLPFGHGPRSCIARRLAEQNMQILLLRMCRQLRFDWAGGELDVDSFLINKPNAPIKLNFSARCD, encoded by the exons ATGCTGCAGCGGAGCCTTATCCGCCGATTTAGCTCGAAGGTCGAACCGCGAGCCTTCGAGGAGATACCCGGACCCAAGGCTCTTCCACTGATCGGCACGCTCTACAAGTACCTGCCGCTCATCG GCGAGTACGACATGAAAAAGTTGCACAAGAACGGCGCGGCCAAGTACGCCGAGTACGGGCCGCTGGTGCGCGAGGAGATCGTCCTGGGCGAGCCGATAGTCTGGGTCTTTCGGCCCGAGGACATAGCCGAGGTCTTCAAGGCGGACACGGGACGCTATCCCGAACGGCGCAGTCATCGAGCTCTCTTCAAGTACCGCCTGGATCGGCGATGGATCTACAACAGCGGAGGTCTTCTGCCCAC GAACGGACCCGACTGGTGGCGGCTCCGGAAGGAGTTTCAAAAGGCGCTGAGCAGGCCCCGGAACGTCGTTAACTATGCGGAAGATACCGATGAGATCGTCAGGAGATTCGTAAGCGTGTGCGAGGATGGCCGGTTCGACGacgcgctgccgctgctgtcgAGACTGTTCCTCGAAT TGACTTGCCTGGTCGCCTTCGATCTCAAGATAGACGCCTTTTCGGAGCGGGAGATGCTGAGGGACTCGATGAGCTCGAGACTCGTCGACGCCGCCTTCACCACCAACAGTGTCATACTTCGCCTGGACAACGGACCCCGGCTCTGGCGGTTCTTCGACACCCCGAAGTACCGGAAACTCTGCAGGGCCCAGGCCTACATGGAAGa AGTCGCCGTGAAGATGGTCTCCGAGAAGCTCGAGAAGCTGAAGGACGAAGCGCCGAACGAGAAGCAGTCTCTGCTGGAGATCTATCTGCAGAATCCCGAGTTGGACTTCAAAGACGTAGTCGGCATGGCCTGCGACATGCTGCTCGCCGGCATCGACACGACGACCTACAGCTCGGCTTTCGCGCTCTATCACCTGTCGAGAAACCCCGAGACACTCGACAAACTGCACGCCGAGGCGTCGAGACTCATTCCGGACGACAGCTGCGTTGTCACGGCCGAAACTCTGAAGAGCGCGATATACACCAAAGCAGTTATAAAAGAGACTTTCAGACTGAACCCCATCTCCGTCGGAGTCGGTAGGATACTGCAGACCGACGTGGTACTCAACGGATACCACGTCCGAAAAGGA ACGAACGTAGTTACGCAAAATCAAATCTCCTGCCGACTTCCGGAGTACTTCGAGAAGCCCGACAGCTTTATGCCGGAGCGATGGTTGCGAGAGACAGGAAAAAACGAGAAACCGCCGATTCATCCGTACCTCGTGCTTCCTTTCGGTCACGGGCCGCGTTCTTGCATAGCTCGCCGACTCGCCGAACAGAACATGCAGATTTTACTGCTCAGG ATGTGTCGCCAGCTAAGATTCGACTGGGCAGGCGGAGAACTCGACGTGGATTCCTTTCTGATCAACAAACCGAACGCTCCGATAAAACTAAACTTCTCTGCGCGCTGTGATTGA
- the LOC100117397 gene encoding retinol dehydrogenase 11 isoform X1, giving the protein MWPFSSRCQSKARLIGKTVVITGANTGIGKETARDLYRRGARVILACRNLEKANQAAEDVRNNPPSRAELEQFKGEPGELVVCKLNLASLASVRECAKKLNASEPQIHLLINNAGLMMCPKEKTEDGYELQLQSNHLGHFLLTLLLLPKIRSSAPGARIINVSSMAHISGSMHFDDLNLEKSYTPLVAYQQSKLANVLFTAELARKLKDSGIEGITTYSLHPGVISTELGRHLDKSMFPGARLFFTVFKPFIKTPELGAQTSIHCAVDETAAHETGLYYKECRVSSPASQANSKEDAERLWSESLKLVGLPQKENLAELLEAISSEILPS; this is encoded by the exons ATGTGGCCGTTTAGCAGTCGTTGTCAGAGCAAGGCGCGGCTGATCGGTAAGACCGTTGTCATCACCGGGGCCAACACCGGCATCGGTAAGGAGACCGCTCGGGATCTTTACCGACGAG gCGCAAGAGTCATACTGGCCTGCAGGAACCTCGAGAAGGCGAACCAAGCCGCGGAAGACGTTCGGAATAATCCGCCCAGCAG AGCCGAGTTGGAGCAGTTCAAGGGCGAACCCGGTGAGCTGGTCGTCTGCAAGCTGAACCTCGCGAGTCTCGCCAGCGTGAGGGAATGCGCGAAGAAGCTTAACGCGAGCGAGCCTCAGATCCACCTGTTGATCAACAACGCCGGGCTCATGATGTGCCCGAAGGAGAAAACCGAGGACGGCTACGAGCTGCAGCTTCAGAGCAATCATCTAGGACACTTCCTACTCACCTTACTGCTCCTGCCTAAAATCAGGTCTTCGGCGCCCGGCGCCAGGATAATCAACGTGTCGTCCATGGCGCATATCA GTGGTAGCATGCACTTTGACGACTTGAACTTGGAAAAGTCGTACACGCCTCTGGTAGCCTACCAGCAGAGCAAACTGGCCAACGTACTCTTCACTGCTGAGCTCGCCCGCAAACTCAAAG ACTCGGGAATCGAGGGAATCACGACTTACTCGCTCCACCCGGGCGTAATCTCGACGGAGCTCGGTCGGCACTTGGACAAGTCTATGTTCCCGGGCGCCCGGCTCTTCTTCACCGTTTTCAAGCCTTTCATCAAGACGCCCGAGCTCGGCGCACAGACCAGCATTCACTGCGCGGTCGACGAGACCGCCGCTCACGAGACGGGACTCTATTACAA GGAGTGCAGAGTCAGCAGCCCAGCTTCCCAGGCGAACAGCAAGGAGGACGCGGAGAGGCTCTGGTCGGAGAGCCTGAAGCTCGTCGGGTTACCGCAGAAGGAGAATCTTGCCGAACTGCTCGAGGCCATCTCGAGTGAAATCTTGCCTTCGTAG
- the LOC100117397 gene encoding retinol dehydrogenase 11 isoform X2, with protein sequence MSARVILACRNLEKANQAAEDVRNNPPSRAELEQFKGEPGELVVCKLNLASLASVRECAKKLNASEPQIHLLINNAGLMMCPKEKTEDGYELQLQSNHLGHFLLTLLLLPKIRSSAPGARIINVSSMAHISGSMHFDDLNLEKSYTPLVAYQQSKLANVLFTAELARKLKDSGIEGITTYSLHPGVISTELGRHLDKSMFPGARLFFTVFKPFIKTPELGAQTSIHCAVDETAAHETGLYYKECRVSSPASQANSKEDAERLWSESLKLVGLPQKENLAELLEAISSEILPS encoded by the exons ATGA gCGCAAGAGTCATACTGGCCTGCAGGAACCTCGAGAAGGCGAACCAAGCCGCGGAAGACGTTCGGAATAATCCGCCCAGCAG AGCCGAGTTGGAGCAGTTCAAGGGCGAACCCGGTGAGCTGGTCGTCTGCAAGCTGAACCTCGCGAGTCTCGCCAGCGTGAGGGAATGCGCGAAGAAGCTTAACGCGAGCGAGCCTCAGATCCACCTGTTGATCAACAACGCCGGGCTCATGATGTGCCCGAAGGAGAAAACCGAGGACGGCTACGAGCTGCAGCTTCAGAGCAATCATCTAGGACACTTCCTACTCACCTTACTGCTCCTGCCTAAAATCAGGTCTTCGGCGCCCGGCGCCAGGATAATCAACGTGTCGTCCATGGCGCATATCA GTGGTAGCATGCACTTTGACGACTTGAACTTGGAAAAGTCGTACACGCCTCTGGTAGCCTACCAGCAGAGCAAACTGGCCAACGTACTCTTCACTGCTGAGCTCGCCCGCAAACTCAAAG ACTCGGGAATCGAGGGAATCACGACTTACTCGCTCCACCCGGGCGTAATCTCGACGGAGCTCGGTCGGCACTTGGACAAGTCTATGTTCCCGGGCGCCCGGCTCTTCTTCACCGTTTTCAAGCCTTTCATCAAGACGCCCGAGCTCGGCGCACAGACCAGCATTCACTGCGCGGTCGACGAGACCGCCGCTCACGAGACGGGACTCTATTACAA GGAGTGCAGAGTCAGCAGCCCAGCTTCCCAGGCGAACAGCAAGGAGGACGCGGAGAGGCTCTGGTCGGAGAGCCTGAAGCTCGTCGGGTTACCGCAGAAGGAGAATCTTGCCGAACTGCTCGAGGCCATCTCGAGTGAAATCTTGCCTTCGTAG